A stretch of the Aphis gossypii isolate Hap1 chromosome 2, ASM2018417v2, whole genome shotgun sequence genome encodes the following:
- the LOC126549776 gene encoding zinc finger MYM-type protein 1-like: MSKRLYPSGSEKRKKTAHQKELIEKLPKLESYFTKRETSISSHQLTNPPPDESCRPQITVSSKSLYSTLTSINLGKDIESLESDNAVCDRLCDEKATTSLTSPTTIIVSVEPQQFSDPEHIISHDPAYYFHENLTETNREMLICKGPAYFQNKDYDFSESSRTYKEANGNKSITRYFNKALFIRKLKNNESVERKWLLYSPSKKSVFCFSCCLFNSSDINLCSPSGCNDWKHINSIILSHENSSAHGQSMMTYLARSKVVGRVDTDLLSQHKKEVNYWRNVLERIVAVIKFLASRGLPFRGDNEIVGSPNNGNYLGCVELLSEFDPLLANHLKTFRNPGKGNISYLSANTCNEFIDVMGKQVLKEIVNEVKLAKYFSISVDSTPDLSHVDQLTFIIRYVKDCVPVERFLKFIPIKEHKSEYLAETILSFLEKYDIPIKDCRGQSYDNASNMSGKYTGVQARIKDKCEFATFVPCAGHSLNLVGVHAAGCVLEATKFFDIIQKLYNFFSGSTYRWNKLTEHLGSKKVVKSLSQTRWSARADAVSALHKGHKQIIEALMSIANDSEQPRETRDEALSVSRKIINLEFMILTEIWSFILERIDKTNQRIKKYNATRKIEQFVIDVNRM, translated from the coding sequence ATGTCGAAACGATTATATCCTAGTGGATctgaaaaaaggaaaaaaactgCACACCAGAAagaacttattgaaaaattaccaaaattagAATCATATTTTACCAAAAGAGAAACTTCTATAAGTAGCCATCAATTAACAAATCCTCCACCTGATGAGTCGTGTAGACCACAAATTACGGTAAGTTCAAAATCCTTATATTCTACGCTAACTTCTATTAATCTCGGAAAAGACATCGAATCACTCGAATCAGATAATGCAGTATGCGACCGTCTTTGTGATGAAAAAGCAACAACTTCGTTGACTTCaccaacaacaataattgtatcagTTGAACCACAACAATTTTCCGACccagaacatattatatcacacgACCCCGCTTATTATTTTCAcgaaaatttaactgaaacAAATCGAGAAATGTTGATTTGTAAAGGACCTgcgtattttcaaaataaagatTATGACTTTTCCGAGTCATCTAGAACTTACAAAGAAGCAAAtggtaataaatcaataactaGGTATTTCAACAAAGCATTATTTATTcgtaaattgaaaaacaacgaAAGTGTCGAAAGAAAATGGTTGTTGTATTCGCCTTCGAAAAAAtcagtattttgtttttcatgttGCTTATTTAATTCTTCTGATATAAACCTATGCTCTCCAAGTGGATGTAATGATTGGAAGcacattaatagtataattttatcacatgAAAATAGCTCAGCACATGGTCAATCTATGATGACATATCTGGCACGAAGTAAAGTGGTTGGTAGAGTAGATACAGATTTATTATCTCAACATAAAAAAGAAGTGAATTACTGGAGAAATGTACTTGAACGGATTGTAGCTGTTATCAAATTTTTGGCGTCGAGAGGACTTCCATTTCGCGGTGACAATGAAATCGTAGGATCTCCCAATAATGGAAATTATTTGGGATGTGTGGAATTATTAAGTGAATTTGATCCATTACTTGCGAATcacttaaaaacatttaggAATCCAGGAAAaggaaatatttcttatttatctGCAAATACCTGTAACGAGTTTATTGACGTAATGGGAAAACAGGTTCTAAAAGAAATTGTAAATGAAgttaaattagcaaaatatttttccattagCGTTGACAGTACGCCCGATCTATCTCATGTTGATcagttaacttttataattcgtTATGTAAAAGACTGTGTCCCCGTTGAAAGATTTCTGAAATTTATACCCATCAAAGAACATAAATCTGAGTATTTGGCAGAaacaatattaagttttttagagAAATATGATATTCCAATTAAAGATTGTAGAGGCCAAAGCTACGACAATGCTTCAAATATGTCGGGAAAGTATACAGGTGTACAAGCAAGAATCAAGGATAAATGTGAATTTGCCACCTTTGTGCCATGTGCTGGACATTCACTAAACTTGGTAGGTGTCCATGCCGCTGGGTGTGTATTAGAGGCAACaaagttttttgatattattcagaaactttataattttttttcgggCTCTACGTATCGATGGAATAAATTGACAGAACATTTAGgttcaaaaaaagttgtaaaaagTCTTTCACAAACGAGATGGTCTGCGAGAGCTGATGCAGTAAGCGCCCTGCATAAAGgccataaacaaattattgaagCTTTGATGTCTATCGCGAATGATTCTGAACAGCCACGAGAAACAAGAGACGAAGCCTTAAGTGTGtccagaaaaattataaacctaGAATTTATGATACTAACCGAAATTTGGAGTTTCATATTGGAAAGAATAGACAAAACAAATCAACGAATTAAGAAGTACAATGCTACAAGAAAGATTGAACAGTTTGTCATTGATGTCAATAGAATGTGA